Proteins from a genomic interval of Crassostrea angulata isolate pt1a10 chromosome 7, ASM2561291v2, whole genome shotgun sequence:
- the LOC128191464 gene encoding nuclear pore complex protein Nup214-like isoform X1 yields the protein MEASEREVKDFRFQQLCRIRIFDPPDSPFQGVTQLIACSSKYGLTFLGTTNGFKVIKTSDVTDIDIRHAAERTTLIVADPPIRTSVQVEGTVSHLCLSCDELTLAVVVTCNGIIQIYIYDVKGFANQGQNVDPFQKIRVTCEVLDMAWNPTQPTLLVVCMSDGRAQLLEVAENFKIVASLPPVVSACSVCWSPKGKQLVIGTGNGTLMQFDHELKKKRDWDRPSVLPEDQQFEVKGVSWISTFMFLASYFPRGSPDDQPTVVLTSGSKDGAPAFINFLDPCYGNGEGIASTMHFNYIPQWEMVLCTSSTACETAIVGKHFDDKNTFERWTLDDAARAELPLTEDYADTFPLGAAIDFSSQFQVPVGEQRYPPCPMFMLLSTDGVLVTYYMMYSHAEAQVQPITSPPQDLPAGPVRRPTAANAQGLVQKDAAPIEVRPTPQSGQPGVTSAVPPSQAAENKASAFGFSASGSTGKSLFGAPASQGFGFTSSTPSSGGAPGSIFGQSNTATTQVASSTPSTGGAPGSIFGQSNTATTQVASSTTSSGGAPGSIFGQSNTTTTQVGQSFLASALSAPMTAAATSTTKTGFADTSNAPSQFSFKPQPAANFSLNASVTKPSISAVPTQPVGASTAGGFSLPGQSSGGSNSGFNFSLSSLNTTGQTTSSSSAPASSKAVTAPVTQSQITSGTSAASKQSVFSFSSSAAPSEGFGVKPLATSTTPAFGMTPTTTVTAATTKSIFGTPGSSSLSKFGSTPETAQPNAPSMSSAVKTATGGSSLLMRGFGSSSVPTFGTKPGAAAITPTFGDAKSATMTPGSIPLPQSKPAIAAALTSSFGGSMQNLSALGQGPNLNNTKQQSSPGVERQQSEGSRSKTPVADASQKTSSASESLNDTFSASIAEEIAHFEKELREFKQRAGAVRESIGSKEDMQRLRNNTTKISNFCDEVKANTKEVSKEISDLKSLCLDGFAMVEDCKMREQRNTDAQYVQLLRNRALDPKSLATMRSLQQQQQLLDQGLRDVDAILDQEWENYQNKKKKRQGIQRPTTDGIYQVIKSNRNLIIREKNQLDDLETQLKQLKLYNRNSSWKHPDTSREPAELSSLADSLLESPKKAPDDPRRAPSVQTLDPNKQAKLREYLSRKTVTKVKSTRPENLSMSRLASTEKIRQALSRQSSPTKAPSSADMKSMVQGRPILRATSHNGSRQLVNQGLQPTSPGMEAVTRQQISMQPKPNTYQQGFMFANSGNTKPSLMAFQQKLPQNLKPADQYPQYEDITPTSTDATEDEDDDDYDEDDDDDDDDDEPDSEHDSEPLNRKIAERKPPPSSTAPVMGLSGAATTKPLSFSPQTFGKGMSGFTSFTAGGNKPVFGAKPDSTTPTGSPKPSFNAGFQGFKPDEKTPTNTSTPKTAFKFGSDVQPSFGGKNLFGQPLKTEDKKTEESKPISSPLLAKALTADSEDDDDLGLGKNDTATEQAKLDNKTSGKPSTEPKFDTASKTPSFGFGKVPSSIALSDLGKEGSGQPLGVTSGLFGQPSGTSVFGGAISSTTTSSAGKSVFGFGASVGASSGGGFFGQSSTTSGGLFGKSTKDEDTDKASPKTTASTGLFGQNLASSSTGLFGQKSSQASVTSKSDVSGQDTSSKVASSTVASASENPPASELSTASAISSAAGMTSSTPGSSLFGQPQTTTATSGLFGQTSAAVSTAGSGLFGQKTTSSGTTYGQALAPPPPPTYSSTEAGLLGRPLTSGSGAFGQSSTTSAIATSLFGQQTTTTGSGSLSKQTTTTGSGLFGQPATSSGAWLFGQPTTTASGLFGQANAASSTSGTGLFGQSSTTSTSGGGLFGTSTSSSVSTAGRSASTGLFGQTGSGGFGQSSTGTKPSVIGGLLSGTDEAPATSTAFGQGGPSKNLFGIETSSAAPSFGQPAPLFGSSTASTGPGFGGTTTSAGFGSAGSGFGFGGSATTTSETGFGQTNQTGVFGQPTSSSSSAFGGFGSASSGQTSGGMYGGGGGMFSGLGGKPSEDKAKTNVFGSVPTFGSTAATQANLFGNQSPSTLRSAGGSSPFSGSGFSGGGSNVASTGFGVAKSQSPSGFGAPPSFGGTPGFGSQAAFGSSPSFGSAPAFGGGSTFGGGSSFQNQLGSPQNTGGGGGGFAGFASSASPTFGSLAQGGSTPPTFGSVPQGGGGYGGFGATGGGGGGFGGASPGFGQAPSSGGNPSFTGYRG from the exons ATGGAAGCATCTGAACGCGAAGTTAAG GATTTCCGTTTCCAGCAACTCTGCAGAATTCGGATTTTTGACCCTCCTGATAGTCCCTTTCAAGGAGTTACTCAACTCATTGCTTGTTCTTCTAAATATGGATTAACATTTTTAGGAACAACaaatg GATTCAAAGTTATCAAAACATCTGATGTGACAGACATTGATATTAGACATGCTGCAGAAAGAACCACCTTGATTGTGGCAGATCCGCCAATTAGGACTAGTGTTCAGGTGGAGGGCACTGTATCTCACCTGTGCTTGAGCTGTGATGAGCTAACACTGGCTGTAGTTGTCACCTGTAATGGCATCATCCAGATCTACATTTATGATGTTAAAGGATTTGCTAACCAG GGACAGAATGTAGACCCATTTCAGAAGATTCGAGTGACCTGTGAAGTCCTGGACATGGCTTGGAATCCCACTCAGCCCACATTACTGGTGGTCTGTATGAGTGATGGTAGAGCTCAGCTGTTAGAGGTGGCAGAAAATTTCAAGATCGTGGCCTCACTCCCACCAGTGGTGTCAGCCTGCAGTG TGTGTTGGAGTCCAAAAGGAAAGCAGTTAGTTATTGGCACTGGTAATGGAACACTGATGCAGTTTGACCATGAGCTAAAGAAAAAGAGAGATTGGGACAGACCCTCTGTTTTACCAGAGGATCAACAGTTTGAAG TAAAGGGGGTGTCCTGGATTTCTACCTTCATGTTTCTGGCCTCATACTTTCCCCGAGGAAGTCCGGACGATCAGCCAACTGTTGTATTGACCTCTGGCTCG AAGGATGGTGCTCCAGCGTTtattaattttctggatccttGCTATGGAAATGGAGAAGGAATAGCCAGCACCATGCACTTTAATTATATTCCACAAtg GGAAATGGTTTTGTGTACCTCTAGTACTGCTTGTGAGACAGCCATTGTGGGCAAACACTTTGATGATAAG AACACCTTCGAGCGGTGGACCCTGGATGATGCAGCTCGAGCTGAGCTTCCTCTGACTGAAGACTATGCTGACACATTTCCTTTGGGAGCCGCCATCGACTTCTCATCACAGTTCCAAGTTCCAGTGG GAGAGCAGAGATACCCACCATGCCCAATGTTTATGCTGCTGTCCACAGACGGGGTACTGGTGACCTACTACATGATGTACAGCCATGCCGAGGCCCAGGTCCAGCCCATCACCAGCCCCCCTCAAGATCTCCCCGCAGGTCCAGTCAGGAGACCCACTGCAGCTAATGCTCAAG GCTTGGTACAAAAAGATGCAGCCCCAATTGAAGTGAGACCAACTCCTCAGTCTGGACAACCTGGTGTAACTTCAGCAGTCCCTCCAAGTCAAGCAGCAGAAAATAAGGCCAGTGCTTTTGGTTTCTCAGCCTCTGGATCTACTGGAAAGTCCTTGTTTGGAGCACCTGCATCTCAGGGCTTTGGTTTTACCTCCTCTACACCTTCATCTGGAGGTGCACCTGGATCAATCTTTGGGCAGAGCAACACAGCAACAACTCAGGTTGCCTCTTCCACCCCTTCAACTGGAGGTGCACCTGGATCAATATTTGGGCAGAGCAACACAGCAACAACCCAGGTTGCCTCTTCCACCACTTCATCTGGAGGTGCACCTGGATCAATCTTTGGGCAGAGCAACACAACAACAACTCAGGTTGGCCAAAGTTTCCTGGCATCAGCTCTCTCAGCACCAATGACTGCAGCCGCAACATCTACAACAAAAACGGGATTTGCTGATACATCAAATGCACCTTCCCAATTCAGCTTTAAGCCACAACCTGCTGCTAACTTTAGTCTGAATGCCTCAGTTACTAAACCCTCTATCTCTGCTGTTCCTACACAGCCAGTGGGGGCATCAACAGCTGGTGGATTTTCTTTACCAGGACAGAGCTCTGGTGGGAGTAATTCAGGTTTTAATTTCAGTCTGTcttctttaaacacaactggaCAAACAACTTCGTCATCCTCAGCTCCTGCCAGTAGCAAGGCAGTTACTGCACCAGTAACCCAGTCACAGATAACATCTGGGACTTCAGCTGCTTCAAAACAGTCAGTCTTTTCATTTAGCAGTTCAGCTGCCCCCTCTGAAGGTTTTGGTGTTAAACCACTTGCAACATCTACCACACCAGCATTTGGAATGACACCCACAACAACAGTAACAGCAGCTACAACTAAGTCCATTTTTGGAACACCCGGCTCCTCTTCTTTGTCCAAGTTTGGATCAACTCCAGAGACGGCCCAGCCAAATGCACCTTCAATGTCCTCAGCAGTGAAGACAGCTACTGGTGGTAGTTCGTTGTTGATGCGTGGTTTTGGATCCTCATCCGTGCCTACCTTTGGTACCAAACCAGGGGCAGCTGCTATAACACCAACATTTGGAGATGCCAAATCAGCTACAATGACCCCCGGTTCTATTCCACTGCCTCAATCCAAGCCAGCAATTGCAGCAGCACTAACTTCAAGTTTTGGTGGCTCAATGCAAAATCTTTCAGCGTTAGGGCAAGGGCCAAACTTGAACAATACAAAACAACAGTCTTCTCCAGGTGTTGAGAGACAACAATCTGAGGGAAGTAGATCAAAGACACCCGTTGCAG ATGCCAGCCAAAAGACAAGTTCTGCTTCTGAGTCTCTCAATGATACTTTTAGTGCATCTATTGCCGAGGAG ATTGCTCATTTTGAGAAAGAATTACGCGAGTTCAAACAGCGAGCAGGTGCTGTGAGAGAGTCGATAGGAAGCAAGGAGGACATGCAACGACTGCGAAACAACACAACGAAGATCAGCAATTTCTGTGATGAAGTGAAAGCAAACACAAAG GAGGTGAGTAAGGAAATATCAGACCTGAAGAGCCTGTGTCTGGATGGGTTTGCTATGGTAGAGGACTGTAAGATGAGAGAGCAACGTAACACAGATGCCCAATATGTTCAGCTGTTGAGAAACAGGGCCTTGGATCCTAAGAGTCTGGCCACAATGAGGAGCCttcagcagcagcagcagctgTTGGACCAAGGACTCAGGGATGTGGACGCCATTTTGGACCAAGAGTGGGAAAATTATCAGAACAAGAAGAAAAAGAGACAAGG aattcAGAGACCGACAACTGATGGAATATACCAAGTAATTAAGAGCAATAGGAACTTGATCATAAGAGAGAAGAATCAACTGGATGACCTGGAAACACAGTTGAAGCAGTTAAAGCTGTACAATAGGAACTCCAGTTGGAAGCATCCAGACACATCAAG GGAACCAGCAGAGTTGTCTTCTCTGGCGGACTCCCTCCTGGAAAGCCCAAAGAAAGCTCCAGATGATCCCAGGAGAGCACCCAGTGTCCAGACCCTTGACCCTAACAAGCAGGCAAAGCTGCGGGAATACCTGTCCAGGAAAACTGTGACCAAAGTCAAATCCACAAGGCCTG AGAACTTGTCCATGTCTCGCCTAGCATCCACAGAAAAGATACGACAGGCTCTAAGCAGACAGAGCTCTCCTACAAAGGCTCCAAGCTCAGCAG ATATGAAGTCTATGGTACAAGGGAGGCCCATTCTACGTGCCACATCTCACAATGGGTCTCGACAACTCGTCAATCAAGGCTTACAGCCAACCAGTCCAGGAATGGAGGCTGTAACTAGACAGCAAATCAGCATGCAGCCCAAGCCAAACACCTACCAACAAGGATTTATG TTTGCCAACAGTGGAAATACTAAGCCATCCTTGATGGCTTTCCAGCAGAAACTTCCCCAAAATT TGAAGCCAGCTGACCAATATCCACAATATGAGGATATTACTCCAACATCTACTGATGCAACAGAAGATGAGGATGATGATGATTACGATGAggatgatgatgacgatgatgatgatgatgagccTGACAGTGAGCATGATTCCGAACCCCTCAATCGGAAAATTG CTGAGAGGAAACCTCCCCCCTCGTCCACTGCTCCTGTCATGGGTTTATCTGGGGCAGCTACAACCAAGCCCCTATCTTTCTCGCCCCAGACATTTGGAAAGGGTATGTCTGGTTTCACCAGCTTTACTGCCGGAGGAAATAAACCAGTCTTTGGGGCAAAACCAGATTCTACAACACCCACTGGTTCTCCAAAGCCAAGCTTTAATGCAGGATTCCAAGGATTCAAGCCTGATGAAAAGACTCCAACTAACACCTCTACTCCCAAAACAG CATTTAAGTTTGGATCTGATGTCCAGCCAAGCTTTGGAGGTAAAAATTTGTTTGGCCAACCATTGAAGACCGAGGATAAAAAAACAGAAGAATCCAAACCTATTTCTTCACCTTTGCTTGCAAAAG CTCTAACAGCAGACTCGGAAGATGATGATGATTTGGGTCTTGGAAAAAATGATACTGCAACAGAACAGGCCAAATTGGATAACAAAACTTCTGGAAAGCCAAGCACAGAGCCCAAGTTCGATACAGCAAGTAAAACACCATCTTTTGGATTTGGAAAAGTTCCTTCAAGTATTGCATTATCTGATTTAGGTAAAGAGGGATCAGGACAACCTTTGGGAGTAACATCCGGTTTGTTTGGACAACCTTCAGGTACTTCTGTGTTTGGAGGAGCAATTTCTAGCACAACTACTTCTTCCGCTGGTAAAAGTGTGTTTGGTTTTGGTGCTTCTGTTGGAGCATCATCTGGAGGTGGTTTCTTTGGCCAGAGTTCTACCACCAGTGGGGGATTATTTGGTAAATCAACAAAAGATGAAGACACTGATAAAGCGTCTCCTAAGACAACTGCATCAACAGGACTATTTGGACAGAACTTGGCCTCTAGTAGTACTGGTCTCTTTGGTCAGAAGAGTTCTCAAGCATCTGTTACCAGCAAAAGTGATGTATCAGGCCAAGATACATCTTCTAAAGTTGCTTCCTCTACTGTTGCATCTGCTTCTGAAAACCCTCCAGCCTCAGAACTGAGTACAGCATCTGCCATATCCAGTGCAGCAGGAATGACATCCTCAACACCAGGGTCCAGTTTGTTCGGGCAACCTCAGACAACCACTGCCACATCTGGATTATTTGGTCAAACTTCAGCCGCAGTTTCCACTGCTGGATCTGGATTGTTTGGACAAAAAACAACTTCATCGGGAACGACATATGGGCAGGCTTTAGCTCCTCCCCCACCGCCTACTTATTCTAGTACAGAGGCTGGCTTGCTTGGGAGACCTTTAACTTCAGGCAGTGGAGCATTTGGACAATCCTCTACAACATCAGCCATTGCAACATCTTTGTTTGGACAACAAACAACGACCACTGGATCTGGAAGTTTAAGCAAACAAACTACAACCACTGGGTCTGGACTCTTTGGACAGCCAGCCACAAGTTCTGGTGCCTGGTTATTTGGACAGCCAACAACAACTGCTTCTGGATTATTTGGACAAGCAAATGCTGCATCTTCAACCTCTGGCACTGGATTATTTGGACAGTCAAGCACAACCTCAACATCTGGAGGGGGATTGTTTGGGACATCTACATCTTCTTCAGTATCCACTGCAGGCAGGAGTGCAAGCACAGGGCTGTTTGGGCAAACTGGATCAGGAGGGTTTGGTCAGAGCTCAACAGGAACAAAGCCATCAGTGATTGGTGGACTATTGTCTGGCACAGATGAAGCTCCAGCCACTAGTACTGCATTTGGACAAGGAGGTCCATCTAAGAACTTATTTGGAATAGAGACATCTTCTGCAGCACCTTCCTTTGGCCAGCCTGCTCCACTGTTTGGCTCTTCCACTGCTTCCACTGGGCCAGGGTTTGGAGGCACCACTACCAGTGCAGGGTTTGGTTCTGCTGGAAGTGGGTTTGGATTTGGGGGCTCTGCTACCACTACTTCTGAAACAGGATTTGGTCAGACAAACCAGACAGGGGTATTTGGACAACCTACAAGCTCAAGCTCTAGTGCTTTTGGAGGATTTGGAAG TGCATCTAGTGGACAGACTTCAGGGGGTATGTATGGAGGGGGTGGAGGGATGTTCTCGGGGTTGGGAGGCAAACCTTCCGAAGACAAGGCTAAAACCAATGTCTTTGGCTCAGTGCCAACCTTTGGAAGTACAGCTGCCACTCAAG CTAACTTGTTTGGCAACCAGAGCCCTAGTACACTTAGAAGTGCTGGTGGATCAAGTCCATTTTCAGGCAGTGGATTCAGTGGAGGTGGTTCCAATGTGGCATCCACTGGTTTTGGTGTGGCCAAGTCACAGAGTCCAAGTG GTTTTGGAGCACCACCTAGTTTTGGAGGAACTCCAGGCTTTGGGAGTCAGGCAGCGTTTGGAAGCTCCCCTAGCTTTGGATCAGCACCTGCATTTGGAGGAGGGTCAACGTTTGGAGGAGGATCCTCATTTCAGAACCAGCTTGGATCCCCTCAAAACACAGGGGGTGGAGGTGGTGGATTTGCTGG ttttgCATCTAGTGCCTCCCCAACCTTTGGAAGTCTGGCTCAAGGAGGCAGTACTCCCCCTACATTTGGCAGTGTGCCACAAGGGGGTGGTGGGTATGGTGGATTTGGAGCGACTGGTGGAGGGGGAGGAGGGTTTGGAGGAGCTAGTCCAG